One segment of Ureibacillus thermophilus DNA contains the following:
- a CDS encoding DNA translocase FtsK has protein sequence MKWLKKTLNKWFFLDDVEEDYEDVVLEETMPEKEPIPEQIYIKEQQPKFRFPLIPDEELQPTNKEQTNLSPGTNHHLNLLPDSQQLKNSLVYDVEVSRIHELLEMRIQNKKKTTKVVHTKSIPKHSKRLVEKEITGEPIRIQKEKPIEKEKVQLPTNRRRFIPSDVPSPVYGFQKRQPINGVFQTKEKTTEQKVENENESLSTQTEEISATIEKGPSTRVVEELDKQIEKVKEEVEQILHHTKESLSITIEEQQSAARSSSPVEEAAKENLERVPILAEPLDEASDPNTKEAVSEIANFDSTKKADLQESIETHNNASESTNVDDLLQIAQEEAHSLEAKDIQEEQRTLLQNEPVEEKEFFVSTAENPLKEESIDAQANEQMTELENEKENGESFEESILEEQLGSFSTENIEANEQTAGLSDEGASSNEAQPIKEKKKKPIPFNVIMLKSDKEKLAKRLQSQMAEKEKNEQQSQPINEEHQQKPMENSSLTNEKKENEAADDVTLFQSEKKTKSSYTKPPLSILMPPETSTEDREWMESQAEKLVETLSYFQVSANVESIMQGPAVTQFEITVGHGTKVSKIRNLADDLKLALAAKDIRIQAPIPGKNTIGIEIPNRISRPVRLSEVVNSEPFLNSDSPLEAALGLDLTGTPITIDLRKMPHGLIAGATGSGKSVCINSILVSLLLKAEPSELRLMLIDPKVVELAPYNHIPHLVSPVITDVKAATAALKWAVDEMERRYQLFANAGVRDLPRYNKLAEQNGNERLKLPYILIVIDELADLMMMAPHDVEESICRIAQKARACGIHLILATQRPSVDVITGLIKSNIPTRIAFSVSSQIDSRTILDSQGAERLLGRGDMLYLGNGMSDPIRLQGTYVTDEEIEEIIEHVKKQGEPDYFFEQEELLKKVEMVEEQDELFEDVCRFVYEQGAASTSLIQRKYHIGYNRAARLIEMLESYGFVSEQKGSKPREVYITESDLAELFD, from the coding sequence ATGAAATGGCTCAAGAAAACATTGAACAAATGGTTTTTTCTAGATGATGTGGAAGAAGATTATGAAGATGTTGTATTAGAAGAAACAATGCCGGAAAAAGAACCGATTCCGGAACAGATTTATATAAAGGAGCAACAGCCAAAATTTCGATTTCCGCTTATTCCCGATGAAGAATTGCAACCGACAAATAAAGAACAAACAAATCTATCACCAGGGACAAATCATCATTTAAACTTACTGCCGGATTCCCAACAATTAAAAAATTCGCTAGTTTATGATGTGGAAGTTTCCCGAATTCATGAACTATTAGAAATGCGCATACAGAACAAGAAAAAAACAACAAAAGTAGTCCATACTAAATCGATTCCAAAGCACAGTAAACGATTAGTGGAAAAAGAAATAACGGGTGAACCGATACGAATACAGAAAGAAAAGCCAATTGAAAAAGAAAAAGTGCAGCTGCCGACAAACCGAAGAAGATTTATTCCGTCCGATGTACCTTCACCGGTCTATGGTTTTCAAAAAAGACAACCAATTAATGGAGTGTTTCAGACAAAAGAAAAGACAACTGAACAGAAAGTTGAGAATGAAAATGAGTCTTTATCAACTCAGACAGAAGAAATTTCAGCAACCATTGAAAAAGGTCCAAGTACACGTGTAGTAGAAGAACTGGATAAACAAATTGAGAAAGTGAAGGAAGAAGTGGAACAAATCCTTCACCATACGAAAGAAAGCCTGTCTATTACGATAGAAGAACAACAAAGTGCAGCTAGATCATCTTCTCCTGTAGAAGAAGCTGCTAAAGAAAATTTAGAAAGGGTTCCGATTTTGGCGGAACCGCTTGATGAAGCGTCAGATCCAAACACAAAAGAAGCAGTTTCTGAAATTGCAAATTTTGATTCAACCAAAAAGGCTGATCTTCAGGAAAGTATTGAAACCCACAACAACGCCAGTGAGTCAACTAATGTGGATGATTTGTTGCAAATAGCGCAGGAAGAAGCGCATAGCCTTGAAGCAAAGGACATTCAGGAAGAGCAAAGAACCCTTCTTCAAAATGAACCCGTAGAAGAAAAGGAATTTTTTGTTAGCACAGCAGAAAATCCGTTGAAAGAAGAAAGTATAGATGCTCAAGCCAACGAGCAGATGACGGAATTAGAAAATGAAAAAGAGAACGGCGAGTCTTTTGAAGAAAGCATTTTAGAGGAACAATTGGGCAGCTTTTCAACAGAAAATATTGAAGCGAATGAACAGACTGCTGGATTATCCGATGAGGGAGCTTCATCCAACGAAGCGCAGCCAATCAAAGAAAAGAAGAAAAAGCCAATTCCATTTAACGTGATTATGTTAAAGTCGGATAAAGAAAAGCTGGCAAAACGATTGCAGTCCCAAATGGCTGAAAAAGAAAAAAACGAACAACAAAGCCAGCCGATAAATGAGGAACATCAACAAAAACCTATGGAAAATTCATCTTTGACCAATGAAAAAAAGGAGAATGAAGCAGCCGACGATGTAACGCTTTTCCAATCGGAGAAAAAGACTAAATCTTCATACACGAAACCGCCATTAAGCATTTTAATGCCGCCGGAAACATCAACGGAAGATCGGGAATGGATGGAGAGCCAGGCGGAAAAACTGGTAGAAACTTTATCCTATTTTCAAGTTAGTGCAAATGTAGAGTCTATCATGCAAGGCCCTGCTGTCACACAGTTTGAAATTACTGTGGGCCATGGAACGAAAGTAAGTAAAATTCGCAACCTGGCTGATGACTTGAAGCTGGCTTTGGCTGCAAAAGATATTCGCATTCAGGCGCCGATTCCGGGGAAAAACACGATTGGGATTGAGATTCCTAATCGCATTTCCCGGCCAGTTCGATTATCGGAAGTAGTCAATAGCGAACCGTTTTTAAATTCTGATTCGCCATTAGAGGCAGCCTTAGGATTAGATTTAACAGGGACGCCGATTACAATTGATTTGCGCAAAATGCCCCATGGATTGATTGCAGGGGCTACCGGATCCGGAAAATCGGTGTGCATTAACTCCATTTTAGTGAGTCTTCTGTTAAAGGCTGAGCCTAGTGAATTGCGATTGATGCTCATTGACCCAAAAGTGGTGGAACTGGCGCCGTATAATCATATTCCGCACCTTGTCAGCCCGGTGATTACCGATGTAAAAGCGGCTACTGCTGCTTTGAAGTGGGCGGTGGATGAAATGGAGCGGAGATATCAATTGTTTGCGAATGCCGGTGTCAGAGATTTGCCGCGGTATAATAAACTGGCAGAACAAAATGGAAATGAACGTTTAAAACTGCCTTATATATTAATCGTTATTGATGAATTGGCTGATTTAATGATGATGGCTCCACATGACGTGGAAGAATCCATTTGCCGGATTGCCCAAAAGGCGAGGGCTTGCGGCATTCATTTAATCTTAGCTACACAGCGCCCATCCGTTGACGTCATTACCGGTTTAATTAAATCAAATATTCCGACGCGCATTGCCTTTTCTGTATCTTCTCAGATTGATTCCCGTACCATCTTGGATAGCCAAGGGGCAGAACGATTGCTTGGCAGAGGCGATATGCTTTATTTAGGAAACGGAATGAGCGACCCCATCCGCTTGCAAGGCACTTATGTAACGGATGAAGAGATTGAGGAAATCATTGAACACGTCAAAAAGCAGGGAGAGCCTGATTATTTCTTTGAGCAAGAGGAACTCTTAAAAAAAGTGGAAATGGTGGAAGAGCAGGATGAATTGTTTGAAGATGTTTGCCGCTTTGTGTACGAGCAAGGCGCTGCATCCACTTCTTTAATTCAAAGAAAGTACCATATCGGCTACAATCGGGCTGCACGATTAATCGAAATGCTCGAGAGCTATGGTTTTGTATCAGAGCAAAAAGGCAGCAAACCGAGGGAAGTATACATCACCGAATCGGACTTGGCGGAACTATTCGATTGA
- the ytpR gene encoding YtpR family tRNA-binding protein, protein MIVAYNKEHVGDVLLVQLTTEDVMAVEVERVRDVALIKEKTTGEVKGFNLFHASKYVAIDVSGNVEVTEELVEKIQGALKENGVELSLDVDFSPKFVVGYVEEKEKHPNADKLSVCKVNVGDEVLQIVCGAPNVDAGQKVVVAKIGAVMPSGMVIKPSQLRGVDSYGMICSARELAIPNAPQEKGILVLDDDAEVGSPFQIPSEL, encoded by the coding sequence ATGATAGTAGCATACAATAAAGAACATGTTGGAGATGTACTACTCGTTCAATTAACGACTGAAGATGTGATGGCCGTTGAAGTGGAACGAGTGAGAGATGTTGCTTTAATTAAAGAAAAAACGACTGGTGAAGTAAAAGGATTTAATTTATTTCATGCAAGCAAATATGTAGCAATAGATGTGAGCGGCAACGTAGAAGTAACTGAAGAGCTTGTTGAAAAAATCCAAGGGGCATTAAAAGAAAATGGCGTCGAATTATCCCTTGATGTGGATTTTTCGCCGAAATTTGTTGTCGGTTACGTCGAAGAAAAGGAAAAACATCCGAATGCAGACAAATTAAGCGTATGTAAAGTAAATGTGGGCGATGAAGTGCTGCAAATCGTCTGCGGTGCGCCAAATGTCGATGCGGGCCAAAAAGTAGTTGTTGCGAAAATTGGAGCAGTGATGCCATCTGGAATGGTGATTAAACCTTCTCAACTTAGAGGCGTGGATTCTTACGGCATGATTTGTTCAGCAAGAGAGTTGGCTATTCCAAATGCCCCTCAAGAAAAAGGAATTTTAGTATTAGATGATGATGCTGAAGTTGGATCTCCTTTCCAAATTCCTTCCGAATTATAA
- a CDS encoding DUF1444 domain-containing protein: protein MKPEQLVEELKKRLGTDKFDFSYNRKDDTLRLDHKTLQKGMEIQLPGVLAKYNERKEQAIEEVVYTIEQTFNAMEKEQTEAIYSLEKIFPVIRSTSFPLKSKDGHAFITTDHTAETRIFYALDLGATYRLIDESMLPKLNATAEQIREVARFSVKQLSTNVKKDEVAGNIYYFVNENDGYDASRILNDGFLKEMKEKIKGDMAISVPHQDVLIIGDIRNETGYDVLAKMTMHFFSIGRVPITSLSFIYENGELTPIFILAKNR from the coding sequence GTGAAACCAGAACAGCTTGTGGAAGAATTAAAAAAACGATTAGGTACGGATAAATTTGATTTCTCCTATAACCGCAAAGATGATACATTGCGTTTAGACCATAAAACTCTTCAAAAAGGCATGGAAATCCAACTTCCAGGAGTTCTAGCAAAATACAATGAAAGAAAAGAGCAGGCAATAGAAGAGGTTGTATATACAATTGAACAAACCTTCAACGCAATGGAGAAAGAACAAACAGAAGCAATTTACAGCTTGGAAAAAATCTTTCCGGTAATTCGTTCTACCTCTTTCCCATTGAAATCCAAAGATGGCCATGCTTTTATAACGACAGATCATACGGCAGAAACCCGCATTTTTTATGCACTGGATTTAGGCGCTACTTATCGGTTGATTGATGAATCCATGCTTCCAAAACTGAATGCCACAGCCGAACAAATACGGGAAGTTGCCCGATTTTCCGTTAAACAGTTGTCAACAAACGTGAAAAAAGATGAAGTGGCAGGAAATATTTATTATTTTGTCAATGAAAACGATGGCTATGATGCAAGCCGCATATTGAATGATGGATTTTTAAAAGAAATGAAAGAAAAAATTAAAGGAGATATGGCGATTTCCGTTCCCCATCAAGATGTTCTTATTATCGGAGACATTCGAAATGAAACCGGCTATGATGTGTTGGCTAAAATGACGATGCACTTCTTTTCCATTGGGCGTGTGCCGATTACATCTTTATCCTTTATCTATGAAAATGGGGAACTAACGCCGATCTTTATATTAGCAAAAAATCGATGA
- a CDS encoding lipoprotein has translation MKKWLFLTISALLLFGLSGCGKSVEEQINMGVASSQTVFEESPKEANKKMGQIELYLPSGYKIQDTDDVNNYVLTKGKDKYILFVNVNEKEDSKLHYELLKKNMSKAIVKEQPLELDGIFGFTMVLEHGENQFELVASSGGVKVSTISNDRKIDNKLEEMMRIARSVEVIH, from the coding sequence ATGAAAAAATGGTTGTTCTTAACCATTAGCGCCCTTTTGCTTTTTGGATTATCCGGCTGCGGGAAATCTGTGGAAGAGCAAATCAATATGGGTGTAGCTAGTAGTCAAACCGTATTTGAAGAATCGCCAAAAGAAGCAAATAAAAAAATGGGGCAAATTGAGCTTTATTTGCCATCCGGTTATAAAATTCAAGATACCGATGATGTAAATAACTACGTTTTAACAAAAGGAAAAGACAAGTATATTTTATTCGTCAATGTGAATGAAAAAGAAGATAGCAAGCTTCACTATGAATTATTGAAAAAAAATATGTCAAAGGCAATTGTAAAAGAACAACCGTTGGAATTGGATGGCATTTTTGGATTTACAATGGTGCTGGAACATGGGGAAAATCAATTTGAATTGGTCGCAAGCAGCGGTGGTGTCAAAGTTTCTACGATCTCAAACGACCGAAAGATAGATAATAAATTGGAAGAAATGATGCGGATTGCCCGATCTGTCGAAGTAATCCATTAA